The proteins below come from a single Dinghuibacter silviterrae genomic window:
- a CDS encoding alpha-L-fucosidase encodes MRKLGNALVLFAVTASWGLQARAQGPLATAQGPASDGRVEVAGGGKADAADTTDKMAWWRDARFGLFIHWGVYSVPGGEYDGHAIGHAGEWIMNRGKIPVAQYQQFAKAFNPVKYNPDAWVRMARDAGMKYIVITAKHHDGFAMFKTGASKWNIVDATPYGRDVLKPLAAACRKYGIKLGFYYSQAQDWNNPGGAAARKVTSEGWANPDSATIDAYTAAHQGHWDPAQTTRSFADYIDQVAVPQVRELLTNYGKVAVLWWDTPVGMNDTLAKKLSDALALQPGIITNDRLERPDFPGDYKTPEQRIPKLNELDGKDWETCMTMNGTWGYKPSDTKWKTPETLIRNLIDIASKGGNYLLNVGPTPEGEIPPASVELLKAMGAWMKVNGEAIYGTKASPLGPLSWGRCTKKTDGTNTRLYLSVFDWPADGKLLVPGLTKTVSSARLLAGGQQVFTEAAADGLQIHLPAKAPDTIASVVCVEVEGVL; translated from the coding sequence ATGAGAAAGTTAGGAAATGCATTGGTATTGTTTGCCGTTACGGCAAGTTGGGGATTGCAGGCAAGAGCGCAAGGGCCGCTGGCGACGGCGCAGGGGCCGGCCAGCGACGGCCGTGTAGAAGTGGCCGGAGGCGGGAAGGCGGACGCCGCCGACACCACCGATAAAATGGCCTGGTGGCGCGACGCCCGTTTCGGGTTGTTTATCCATTGGGGCGTGTACTCCGTACCCGGAGGAGAATACGATGGACACGCCATCGGGCATGCGGGGGAGTGGATCATGAACCGGGGGAAAATACCGGTGGCGCAGTATCAGCAATTTGCAAAAGCGTTTAATCCTGTTAAATATAACCCGGACGCGTGGGTACGGATGGCCCGGGATGCAGGGATGAAATACATCGTGATTACGGCCAAACACCATGATGGCTTTGCGATGTTTAAAACCGGCGCGAGCAAATGGAACATCGTGGACGCGACACCGTATGGGCGGGACGTCCTCAAACCGCTGGCGGCGGCTTGCCGTAAATACGGGATAAAGCTGGGCTTTTATTACTCGCAGGCGCAGGACTGGAATAACCCGGGGGGCGCGGCTGCACGGAAAGTGACTTCCGAGGGGTGGGCCAACCCGGATTCTGCGACGATAGACGCGTATACGGCGGCGCACCAGGGACACTGGGATCCGGCACAAACGACGCGTTCTTTTGCGGACTATATAGACCAGGTGGCGGTGCCACAGGTGCGGGAACTCCTGACCAATTATGGTAAAGTGGCGGTATTGTGGTGGGATACGCCGGTGGGGATGAACGATACGCTGGCGAAAAAGCTAAGCGATGCGCTGGCGCTTCAGCCGGGCATCATTACCAATGACCGGCTGGAACGCCCGGATTTTCCGGGTGACTATAAAACCCCGGAACAAAGAATCCCGAAACTAAACGAGTTGGACGGCAAGGACTGGGAAACCTGTATGACGATGAACGGGACCTGGGGATACAAACCCTCCGATACCAAATGGAAAACGCCGGAAACGCTTATCCGGAACCTGATCGATATCGCCTCAAAAGGCGGGAACTACCTGTTGAACGTGGGCCCGACACCGGAAGGGGAGATCCCGCCGGCGAGCGTGGAGCTCCTGAAGGCCATGGGCGCCTGGATGAAGGTCAATGGGGAGGCGATTTACGGCACCAAGGCGAGCCCACTGGGGCCGCTGTCCTGGGGACGTTGTACCAAAAAGACGGACGGAACGAATACGCGGTTGTACCTCTCTGTTTTTGACTGGCCGGCGGACGGCAAACTGCTGGTGCCGGGTTTGACAAAAACGGTAAGCTCCGCGCGGTTGCTGGCGGGTGGGCAGCAGGTGTTCACCGAAGCCGCTGCCGACGGATTACAAATCCACCTGCCTGCAAAGGCACCGGACACGATCGCCAGCGTGGTGTGTGTGGAAGTAGAAGGGGTGCTGTAA
- a CDS encoding alginate lyase family protein, translating to MLAILTVSGQKAPAPSTTPGAPVAPALLHWREVLPGIWKAVAGRPEKYTLLGAAGAVPDTTDIRDMGAAPFPFKDAPATVVLSDGKTYLRFPLDAKEQLYGFGLNFQTVHQRGKVLDLHVDNFAGRDNGRTHAPTPFYVSSKGYGVFINAARYLEVYAGTAVRRDSPHPPAVKDRNLNKTWSSRPYSDAVEILVPAEGAEVYLLGGPTPLEAVRRYNLLCGGGCLPPRWGLGFMQRLQRLATAEDALREAHDFGDKGYPLDVIGLEPGWQSSSYPCTLRWDSTRFPDPRRFLDGMHAADVRVNLWTNPYVSPTSPIYKALLPYTGSHTVWAGVVADMTLPQARALFFGQLQKDQVYPGVSGYKFDEVDGGDVYLWPDVATWPSGHSAEQMRQTYGLLMQRYSTALYRARNQRTFGLVRASGGGGASYPYVIYNDYYNHEDFITALVNSGFAGVLWTPEVRASKTAEEWLRRVQSNVFSPLAMINAWASGTKPWSFPEVANQVKAMALLRMRMMPYWYTAFARYHFQGVPPFRAMVLEAGFSEGALAMDAAPAAKGAPARGDTALEANPYAEATAREVKDQYMAGDCLLVAPMFTGQTTRKVILPKGRWYDFYTGAYAGDGEVISVTPGLDKIPLFVKEGGMIPMMPPLLHAPAAGQRVDLEIRCYGAQGTGRLYDDDGETYDYTRGLYTWRTLRFSRDAQGRLTGAISGPERGKPNTVGAVTWKDMTGAAGAPVPGGAATRGDGPQAVATADGPHAAATAGRPRPAGDTATPLALVVDTGTALALVIDTLRALTLTEAAWAMTQEPVTVTASHCARSAGGPHDFYSEGDYWWPVPGHPDSPYVQHDGQTNPDNFTKHREAMIRFSRIVGALASAYVLTKDDDYVRAALRHVRAWFVDTATRMNPDLRFAQAIQGRATGRGTGIIDAIQLMEVAQGLRVMAPSGAMDQNTLEGARAWFRDYLHWLTTHPYGLDEMNAANNHGTCWVMQAAVFARFTGEDSMEDFCRDRYEHVLLQKQMAAGGSFPPELKRTKPFGYSIFNLDAMATICQVLDLWQYRTDDGRDIAKGVAFLYPYLADKTKWPYPHDVMHWNDWPVAQPCLLFGALAFHRQDWLRAWARLAHAPTDPEVLRNLPVRHPLIWLDVTENVLGDLRGQNR from the coding sequence AGGTCCTGGACCTGCACGTGGATAATTTCGCGGGCCGGGACAACGGGCGCACCCATGCGCCCACGCCCTTTTATGTGTCGTCGAAGGGATATGGTGTCTTTATCAACGCCGCGCGTTACCTGGAAGTCTACGCAGGCACAGCGGTGAGACGAGACAGCCCGCACCCGCCCGCGGTGAAAGACCGCAATCTTAACAAGACCTGGTCTTCCCGTCCTTATTCGGACGCCGTGGAGATATTGGTGCCCGCGGAAGGCGCAGAGGTATACCTGTTGGGCGGACCAACGCCGCTGGAGGCCGTGCGCCGGTACAACCTGTTGTGCGGGGGCGGTTGTCTGCCCCCCCGCTGGGGGCTTGGTTTTATGCAGCGGCTGCAACGGCTGGCCACGGCGGAAGACGCACTACGCGAAGCGCACGACTTTGGCGATAAGGGGTACCCGCTGGATGTCATCGGCCTGGAGCCGGGTTGGCAAAGCAGCTCCTATCCCTGTACGCTCCGCTGGGACAGTACCCGTTTTCCCGATCCCCGTCGCTTTCTCGACGGGATGCACGCGGCGGACGTGCGGGTCAACCTCTGGACCAATCCTTATGTATCTCCTACATCGCCGATCTACAAAGCGCTGTTACCGTATACCGGTTCGCATACCGTTTGGGCAGGCGTCGTGGCGGATATGACGCTGCCACAGGCCCGGGCGCTCTTTTTCGGGCAACTCCAAAAGGACCAGGTCTACCCCGGCGTGAGCGGCTACAAATTCGACGAGGTCGACGGGGGAGACGTCTACCTCTGGCCGGACGTTGCCACCTGGCCATCCGGCCACAGTGCCGAACAAATGCGCCAAACGTACGGACTGCTGATGCAACGCTACAGCACCGCGCTCTACCGTGCCAGGAACCAGCGCACCTTTGGCCTGGTAAGAGCTTCCGGGGGCGGGGGCGCTTCTTACCCTTACGTCATCTACAACGACTACTATAACCATGAAGACTTTATCACCGCATTGGTGAACAGCGGCTTTGCAGGCGTCCTGTGGACCCCGGAGGTGCGCGCCTCCAAAACCGCGGAGGAATGGCTCCGCCGCGTACAGTCGAATGTGTTTTCGCCCCTGGCCATGATCAACGCCTGGGCGAGTGGAACAAAACCCTGGTCTTTTCCCGAGGTTGCGAACCAGGTCAAGGCGATGGCGCTTCTCCGCATGCGCATGATGCCGTATTGGTATACCGCTTTTGCGCGGTATCACTTTCAGGGGGTTCCGCCCTTTCGGGCGATGGTGCTGGAGGCGGGCTTTAGCGAGGGGGCGCTCGCAATGGACGCCGCCCCCGCTGCGAAAGGCGCCCCCGCCAGGGGCGACACCGCCCTCGAAGCCAATCCCTACGCCGAAGCCACCGCCCGCGAGGTCAAGGACCAGTATATGGCGGGCGATTGTCTCCTGGTCGCGCCCATGTTCACCGGCCAGACAACGCGAAAAGTCATCCTGCCGAAGGGCCGCTGGTATGACTTCTATACGGGCGCCTACGCCGGCGACGGAGAGGTGATCAGCGTGACGCCCGGTCTCGATAAGATCCCGCTTTTTGTAAAGGAGGGCGGGATGATCCCGATGATGCCGCCGCTTTTACACGCACCCGCCGCGGGTCAGCGTGTAGACCTGGAGATCCGTTGCTACGGCGCACAGGGCACGGGACGGTTGTACGACGACGACGGGGAAACCTACGATTATACGCGCGGGTTGTACACCTGGCGGACGCTGCGCTTCAGCCGCGATGCACAGGGGCGTTTGACCGGCGCGATCTCCGGACCGGAGAGGGGGAAGCCGAACACGGTGGGGGCGGTGACGTGGAAGGATATGACGGGCGCCGCAGGCGCGCCGGTCCCTGGCGGGGCGGCGACGCGGGGCGACGGGCCCCAGGCAGTTGCCACGGCCGACGGGCCCCATGCGGCTGCCACGGCCGGCAGGCCGCGCCCGGCAGGCGACACCGCGACCCCGCTGGCACTGGTCGTCGACACTGGAACCGCGCTCGCGCTGGTGATCGACACCCTGCGCGCGCTCACGCTAACAGAAGCCGCCTGGGCCATGACCCAGGAACCGGTCACGGTAACGGCATCGCACTGCGCGCGGAGCGCAGGTGGACCACATGACTTTTATTCGGAGGGCGATTATTGGTGGCCGGTACCGGGGCACCCGGACAGTCCTTATGTGCAGCATGACGGACAGACCAACCCCGACAATTTTACAAAACACCGGGAAGCGATGATCCGGTTTAGCCGGATCGTGGGGGCCCTTGCGTCGGCTTATGTACTGACAAAGGACGACGATTATGTGCGGGCAGCGCTGCGGCACGTCCGGGCGTGGTTTGTAGATACGGCAACGCGGATGAACCCGGATCTTCGGTTTGCCCAGGCTATCCAGGGTAGGGCTACCGGGCGGGGCACGGGGATCATCGACGCCATCCAACTGATGGAAGTGGCGCAGGGGTTGCGGGTGATGGCGCCCTCCGGGGCGATGGACCAAAACACCCTGGAAGGTGCCCGTGCCTGGTTCCGGGACTATCTGCACTGGCTCACGACACACCCGTACGGGCTGGACGAAATGAACGCGGCCAACAACCACGGCACCTGCTGGGTAATGCAGGCGGCGGTGTTTGCGCGGTTTACGGGGGAGGACAGCATGGAAGACTTTTGCAGGGACCGATACGAACATGTCCTGCTTCAGAAACAGATGGCAGCCGGCGGCAGTTTCCCCCCGGAGCTGAAACGCACCAAGCCTTTTGGCTATTCTATATTCAACCTGGACGCCATGGCCACGATCTGCCAGGTACTTGATCTATGGCAGTACCGGACGGACGACGGACGGGACATCGCAAAGGGGGTGGCGTTTCTTTATCCCTACTTAGCCGACAAAACGAAATGGCCTTATCCGCACGATGTGATGCATTGGAACGACTGGCCGGTGGCGCAGCCGTGTCTTCTTTTTGGTGCGCTGGCTTTCCATCGACAGGATTGGTTGCGTGCCTGGGCGCGGTTGGCGCATGCGCCGACGGACCCGGAGGTATTGCGCAACCTGCCCGTTAGGCATCCTTTGATTTGGCTGGATGTTACCGAGAACGTTCTCGGTGATTTGCGAGGCCAAAATCGCTGA